ATTTTGTATAGGCATACAGAGTCATAcctaattacttttttttttttaacataaacttGGAAATTCCACCTCCTCTCATCCTGTCCATGACTTGAAGGGCTTCATTGTAGCTACTACTTCCATATGCACCCAATTCACCTGTCTTGCTCATTTAAGTCCTCCTTCGTGCATACTGCAAGGATAAAGTATTCTCTATAATTACtacatttgctttaaattgGAGAAAGTAACATTCTAGATAGACTCTTTTTCTTGCTACTatacttaaaattttaaatgatgAAACAGAAACTGATACATTAagattgtttattttaaatggtattCTGAAACTTGTTACATATAAATTTTCAAACCATGAAGCTTAATATTGCAATGGTGGCTGTCTTCACAAAATAAGGCTGCTCGGTCAATCTCATCAGAGCTGATTCCATTGAAGTTTGGTTATTCAGAGTACAGGATGGCCTCAAGAAGGCTGTAATCTATGAAGGCACCAACACCAAAGGAGGTAGGCCTTCCTACATAAAAAGCTGATCGAGGGCCCCCTCAGTTACCATGTGACATTTGTTGAATTTGAGAGCATCACCAATGGGGAAAGATCTGAGCGACTCCAGTGGTTGCTGTGGAAAAGCCATTATGCTGCACTCAGAATCTGGAGACAGGTACCCACTACGGGGGCTTTTCCATGCCAGTCATACTCGCTGTGCTTTATTCCTCACTCAGCTGGGCCagttagggagaaaaaaaaaaccaggatcTATGTTAATGCTGAAACTTCAGTTTAGATACTAGGCACAGGGGTGGGATGAAATTTATCATCCTGTGGCCAACAGACAGAAACTTTATTTCTCTGAATTGACATGGAAAGCAGATGAATTACTGCCTCCTCTCATGTTCCCCTACTAAAGGCAGAGATATGCTTCATGAGTTTATTTTACACACagacaattaaaaatacattttagcaATGTTTCCCATAAAAATCTTACCAATAGCGCAGTCCTGAAATGAGtgcaacaaaattaaaatgacaggAAGGAGTTATTTACAACCATATTGTATTGTACCAAAATGGCAAGATCGGAAATTAGATTCTAAAGTGCAAAATTGGCTATATTCTACACAGAAATGGGGATCTGTTTTCTTGCTTATACTATGAACCAATACCATCATTACAGATGCACCACATATTCATGCTGAACATTTAAGTGACCAAACGTCATCCTTAGGCTGACAGGCAAAACTCCTCTACAGAATCCTGTGGGAAGCAGACATCAGCATCCAAGGGCCAAATTTAGTCCCTCAGTTCTAGGAGTGTCACATGCTGGATGGAGATTAACTACTGTAAATCCAGGAATATGAAACATGGAGGAAGTGTATTTAAATACAGGGAGGAAGGTGTTTAAATAGAAATCTTACAAAGAGCTTAACGGTTTGTTTTATAGTACATTAAAGACaatcactgcatttttaaaagcacagaataGAGGGCCCAGCACTCCATATTTTGTTTAGCTGCAGTTTTGTCCTAGTTCAGACTGGGCACAAGTTTTTAAAGAGTATTTACACCAACAAGATTTGCAGGTTTAGCCATGAGAGCCTCTAAAATCAGAGAGAGGCCACAAAAACAGGCTCTTGCAGCATTAGAGTATTAAAAAGTCACCATTTAAAATACCTCATtcttaaaaattactaaaagtAACAAGAGGAACATGGCTGCTAGGTTTCCAGATTAACTGAAACTCCCGGTCAACTCACCCATATTCTTAAGCATATTGGACAGTTAATCTACATATTATTTACAATAATTCTTGCTACTACCCaagaaaaccaaagagaaaactgCTCGTTGACTCACAGCTCTATACTTTGCACACTAAACAGTCTCCAATTTCTTATTTTCGGGAAAAACTATCCAATGTTTGCCATAGGATTTTAACTACGAGTAAACAAAGTTTGTCTTGAAAAGCAACACGTTCAGTGAATTAGTTTGTTCCATTAGTCTATTTTTAAACTACTACATCATATTTACTGAAACAGCTATGGCATAAGAGGTTACATAGCTAGGCTTAAGTAATGCCACAATCTGACACAATCTACTTGGTTATGCCCCAAACTATTTACAGTGAACTTGATTCAAACAAACCACTTGGTTTGAGAAAGCGTCCAAAGAATTAAGAATTGCAAGTCCATAAAATAATGTTTCCTAAGAAGTTGCTTAGGAATGATTTAGTCATGatctgttcattttattttaagatattcATATACTGAAGTACACCCATGGGCGAAAGCCTCATTGGAAATGATTCCCAGCACCTACACATGCATTAGTAAACAAGGGTAAGTCTGTGCCACAGCATGTAGCAGATGGAAGGGAAaatgaggggaggagggaaaatggAATCTAgtctgcacagaaagaaaaataattaggtTGAGACATGTACGTATTAACATACACAGGCATCTGAAAAACAATGAGTAACTAAAAAATCATGATTATGAGACTGCACTTGATCCTTAAAGGGGGCAGGCGAAACAAATGTAGATGACTACAGCTGTAGTAAGTTTTCAGGAGAATTAAAATCTGCATAGGCAAAGTAGCTCCACACTCCATTCTGGCAAAACCTAAGCTGGTCTTTTAGTAATGCAAGAAGTCTAATAAGTCAGCTGATCAAGTTATGAACAGATCTGAGTAACTCTTCATAAAACGTACCCCAGGCCCCTgcgcagcagcagaagaaatggaCCAATTTTAGATACAAGTTCTTCTTGATACTTATTATCCTCTACCCACCTAAGCCCTTGCAGAACAGAAACTTCTTCCAAAGCAATTAATCTGATTTTACACTTATTTTTGTGTGCAGAActggctgaaagaaaaatcgCTGGAAGCAATGAGTTCTGCATTTGATTCACCCATGACAGCCAACATTAAGACCCTCTGCCTTTTGCAGCAATGAATTCTGTAGTTTGGTCCAGTATCTCAGGAAGTCTTGAGTTTCCTATTAACCTCCTGAACAGCTTTTGTTCCACAGGCCTTCGAGGAGCTACACACCTGCCCTCTAAGCTAAGTTACTCTAAGTCCCATGAAGGATTTCAAAGAGAAGCACTGAATTACACCACAGTGGAAGATGAACCTATCCAAACAGTACAAAGTGAGGAATGTGTTTACAATATACATCTTAAGTGCATATGCTATCATGTTTTGTTGAAACGGGAACATTTTCAGGCTGTTCAGTTTCCTTCTCAGGTGAAGTGAAATGCAGCAACTGGTACCCAGAGATTGCAAGGGCCTCACTTCAACACACGCATCATattcttttgcatttgcagCAGACCAGAAAGCTATGGTTTTGTCAACACGGGTGTTTTGGAGTGCTCAGCACTAAAAGAATATCATTAGATTTTCCACAGTCGgcagaaatggaagaagcaagttctacaaaatactttttttctcagtcttgaCTGGGCTTGGCTTTTGGCAAGTTCTCTTCATAAGAAGCTGATTTCAGTACAATACTGCAAAAGCTGAGAAACAGCACTGTTTACATATGGCATAAAGGAAATCTAGAGCTTGGTTTCCCAGTTGTGCCATCAGGTCTCCAGCtcatttttcctccctgttctCCTAACAGCTTCTTATAGACATCTTAATTACAATCCCATTACCCTATGCATGACTACTTCATGAACTCAAACGGAATTTTTCTAGTGCCGGGATATTTTAACTGTCTGCAGCTTTCAAACTTACCATATctttcaagattaaaaaactTTGAATGAATGACACTGTGATGCATTACTTTTAAGCACTTTCATTATTACTTGCTGCATCACTTTCATGTATACTTTGATAttaaaggattttaatttaAGGACAGACAAGCTAAAGTACCTTACTACAAATTCTGATACAAGAACCCTAATctacagaggaaataaaagaggCTAATAATTTCAAAGAATATAAATTGTGCTCCAGTTATGTAGAACTTAAGGTTTGCCAAGTTCTGTGAAAGTCCTGTGAAATACCGTAGGGATGTTACAAACCAAACCCAGATTTTCTTTGCTCACTACGATTAAGTGAATTGGAACACAACAGGGTGTTAAGCCTGAATGACAAAACATGAATAAATATAACCTGTTCATGCAAACTTTTGTTTGCAGAATTTGACATTATATAGCAtataatttaatggaaaaatcctCAAGTGTTACAATCATAATACTTCCTTTGCTCTTTGTGGGTAGAAACTAAACCCACAAAAAGAAACTCTCTAGAGGCACAACAGGAACATTTAAGCCCACTCATCCTATAATACCACACCAAATCCCAACATAAGTCAGATATAAATAAACTCCTAGAAATCCACCACATTCTCAAGCAAGATAGATGCATACTaacaaaagtaaattaaattagttttctaaattaaaaaagaagaaacagaaaaacgGAGATCAGAACCCAAGCTCCAGAGTCCaattaatacagttttaaagTGAATTCGAAGCACTTGTGGCACTTAAGAAATCTGGCATCCACTGTCTTTTTGAGGCTTTATATCTGGTTCCTTCAGAGGTTTTACTTCTTCATCTGGTTTTGGTTTAGCCtgcaaacaagaagaaaaaaaaaattaaataccacAAGTACAAACCACTGTGTCTGCACAGTATTTATGCACAGCTAACTTTACACATTCTAATCTAACAGTCCCCTCTCTTTTCAAGGCTGAAGGCTTTGAGTGAGCCTCAAGCAATGGGGGAAGCCAAATATTCTCATTTCAGCACCCTTAAATGAATCCTTTTCTAAGAAAGAATCTTTCTATAGCATTCACTCCTGTAACATTTCAGCATCTTAAACACATTAAAGAATTCCCTCCTATTCAggacttagaaaaaaaatgactcCTAATTTCCAGATGCTGACAGTGTGGGAGAGAGGTTAACTGACTTGCCTCCTTGCACAGCTGAAATGTGAGCTCAGGTTTTAGCCTTGTGTCGATGCCCTGCACTGAGCTGCAGAGCATTACAGAAGAGCAAAACAGTAACTCTGTATTATACACAGAATAAAGCTAACGGGAGAGAGAACAGTACATAAGATTATCTTACAGTGTCATCCTTTGGCCTCTTGGTGAGATCAAATGCTGCAAGTGTTTCAGGAGTCCAGTGTGCGTTCAAGGCAGGAAATTCAAAAGGAACAGGCTCTACTAAGCCATAGTTTGCTTTCAGTTCCAGCTGGGGAGCCTCTGCTGgcactttctgaaaataactgtaatagaatacagcaatatatttaaaacacaatgCACCATCTCTGCAAGTCTCATTTGCAATTCTGAAGAAGAACAAACTGGGTTTTTACAGTGGCAATCATTGCTGCtctcttccatttcattaaGGCACTGTCCAACATGCATTCTATCAGCAAGAttcacaaaaacaaacacaattcCTTCTCAGTATTCATCTCCTAATAGCTAGGTGGGTTTTTCCTACTTGACAACCATTATTCCCAGCACTTTAATGAGAAGAGCGCCTTTCGTCCAGAAAGACCTTCAAAACCCGAACAAGGATTTAAAATACTTCCCCAGAAAGATGAAGAGGACAGTTCTTTTCCTACATCAGTCTTAATGTGCCACAGTGCATAATAGCAATGACCCTGCAACACCTACAAAGACTTACTACAACACAAAGCCTGAACGAGGGTGTAAGTCTACCCTCGGCAAACCAACATGAGCTGAAAACTGACAAATactgacacacgctaccttacttcctgccctgcagcagagtTCTGTGGCAGGCACATCTCCCAAAACAGTCACTGGTTATCTGGTTTCTCTTTCAAAGTTTGTTTCTAGAGGGACATGGATTTGTTGAAATCTCCTGTATGCTGCTGTTGTAAGCTATGACAGTGGTTACTGGAACCAAAGCAGAGTAGagaatttcttttcccatttgcaGTTCAGCTTGATATACTTGACAATCCTTTTTGTTTAGTCAATTCCCCTATTATGCAAGTCTTCAAATAccataaaaagggaaataacaAACCTATTATGGAATACTAAATCATaagaggagggggggggagaaagaagtGAGCAAAAGAATTCTAAAGCCAAACTAATCTAGctattttaaacagctttcaaaagctttttggaaGGGGCATTAACTAACATAAAGCCCTATTCACAATATTAATTATACTTAGACTGGTAAGGCTCCTAGCACCCTGAACATATTCTTCACTGAATGCATGACTGTGTTTTGACTTCCCTGCTAGCAAAGCAGAATCAGCTACCAGCCTTCTCTATTTCCTCCTCTGTCCTCTTTTGCCTACTAGAtcccagcagctgggaagagagCATTAGAGCAACACAGCAACCTCCGCAGGACTTTCTCTtgtgcaaaaggaaaaggaacaaagtGGCTGAggaatgaaggaagaaaactgcttaACCTCTCCAGCACGTCAGTCCAACCTACCCTGCCGAACTGGCACAGAAAACGGAGAGGGTGACAGCACACACCCATAGCAAATCTGCTATgagaaaattaaagagaaatttgCAATTCTGTAAGTTACATGCCATGGCCAAAAGGAATATAAGAACTGGAGAGTAAAATTTACCATCCCATCCAGAAATATAAGCAAATGAGATATTAATAGTTCATATAGAGTACTGTACCAACCACGAATTACTTACATGAATCCATTCTCTCTCTGGCATTTTTCTAGTGTATTCTTAATCAAACTTCCTAATTTCCTAAAGAAGAGATGTCCAGAAGGCTTGGCAGTAGTCCCAGGCCCTTTGGTTTCTCCATATTCTTTGCACAATGCTTCTGCCTTGGCGAAAACtttgcaagaaagaaatgtaataaaataatttacatgagTCTAGTACATCATGGTTCTGATCTACAGTGCTTTGGTTTTAGGAGATACCAGAATCCATCCTCTTGCttcttagaaacaaaaataaactagCTCATAGGCAGCACTTCCAGCCAAGATTTACTGCAGAAGTGACTAggaacacaaaaacaaaaagatagCTTTTTGGGTagagaaaatgcaggaaagcaTTCTTACATGTGAGGCAAAATGCAACAGTAAGCCTAAGAACCATGCTACATGGTAGGGAAAGAGAGCAGATATGAAGGTGTCCACGCAGAGTTCATGCCCCAAAATAAACAACACTTAACATGGAGTGGGAAAAGAAGCATTCTTCCCTGAACAGCAGGCACACtaaaaaaacacagtatttgtTTTACTGCAAGTAATCCAACTTAGTTTgttcttaataatttttaaatttatttttaaaattaacattaaaagtTTCCAATTTGATGATTTGagcattttttatatattgtgGTAAAGTTATGCAGTGCAGGTTGTTGGGGTAGCAATAGCTTTGAAGAGAGAGGGATGGGCAGAAGACCCTGAACTACTGCAAACCTCCCTTCATCTACCTttcaaataaatagaaatgaaataaattactgaaacctgtttaaaaacaaacatggtCTAGATTTACTATTTAACGTAAGACTGAGCAACCTCCAAAGcagaaaaggctgcagtaaCTTAACATCCAAACCAGAAAACCTGATGACCATACAATTGATTTTTACACTGTATTGCAGGCAGTTCAAAGCCAGTCTTTAACAGGCTGAGGAGCGAAGATGAAATTTTCTGCAGCACTGTTAATGAAAGACAGTCTTTggtaagtgaaaaaaagaatataccGTCTCTATTCAAAAGTGTGTTGGATTCTCATCAGCTGACAGAGAAAATCTTAAGTTTGTGGGAGCCCAAATAAACATGATAGAGCAAAGTAAAACAGGCATGTCAACATCAGGCCTTGTAATCCAGTCTCAGTTACACTTACATTTTTCTGATTCCTGCAGAGATCTGATTGCTTCCCCGCATTTATCACTCGCCAGTAAAGTCTGACCATGGTAACAGTATGCCTAATGGGAGAAGACAAAACCATTACCAACATCACTGGGCATTTCCTCCACCAATTCACTTCTGCTCTTCCTTACATTGGAGTTGCATCTCTTTGAAGCTGCCATTCCCTGCAGATAGCTAACAATTTGGGAATGCAAGCCAAAGTGGCATTCATTGAACAATGCGGTTCAACACAAACACCGTGAGGTAGGTATGAAGCAAGCTGTCTCAAGTCTAGCCAAGAGTAACTTTGAGCTTCATGAAGGCAGTTTTACCAAAAGCACCAGTATATAGTCTAGTTCAAacctctctctctcactgtaTCAATGCGCAGCATTAAGCCCCATCACAGAATAAGGATGAACCCCAGTCAAGTTTACAAAGCAAAGACTCTAAAAACTAAAACTACCTGAACaatcaaaaagcaaatatgCAACAATCATCACCGAATCCAGAAGAGATGAGACGTTTGGCCACTTGGGATATTTTGCCATAGTCCAAGTAACTTTTCCACCCCAAAAAGTCCCATTCCTTCACACTTACGTCTGAAGATAGTACCATATTCCAGTGAGAACTGGGTGGCCTCTTTTCTATTATCAGGAGTTGCCAAGTTTAAATACAAAATCCCATGAACTACTGCCTACCTTGCATACCTTCCTTTGATGTCTGTTCTCACAGTACAGCAAATGTTACCTAAATCTACCATCGCCCatattacaaaaattaaaaaaaagaaaaagtaccaCAGCTCTGACCCTCCCTCACCTGTCAAACTTGCTAATAAGGCAAGCGGCTTTTAGCTACAGGTTTAATGTAAGAGAATGACAATGGTGTTAGCTGCTTAGTTTGGGCCTTTTTTACAGTATGAAAGAGCCAGACTACAAGCTGTGGCAGGCTACAAGAAATAAACAACAAATTGAGCATCTGATGATCCCAAGAGTGCCACTGCACTTGCTAAGAGATCAGTCACACAAAAAGGGACAGCACCTCGAATGGTACCTAACGTTACTTGATGCAGTTTCATTCAGGGCCTTCAAAAAGATGATTAGCTCTGAATTATGCCTAGAATGAGATTGTGATGCAGACAATGGAAGACAAGTATTATGCTCAGCCTGAACTGCTTCACTTAATGATATGTGATCACAATAAATTCCACACTGCAGTAATTTCACCTGGCTCAACAAAAACACTTCAAATGCCACTGACACTGCACAGTCTCTCTTCACAGCATGGAAAGAAAGTCAAGGCAATACTCAGCCCCCATTCCCTATCCAGCCCTTAGACAACGTTAAAAACTGTGACTGATGTCAACCAAAGTACTTACATAGGCCATATAGAAACAGCTCTTCAAGTTTAAGTACTTCCTCCATTTACCTGCATAGGTTGGATCCAAACTGGATAATGTTTGATCTGTGAACACATATGTAAAGTTATTCTTTACGacatttccaaaaagaaaaattccacaCGTACTCAAAGACCAGAATTCTTAAATGTATCAATAGATCTTAACTATAAAGTAGCCAGAAACAAGTGACATAAATTACTCCTGCAAAGGCACAGAGAAActatgagaaaaaagaaaatatgtagtTTACTGAGCTATCATGCAGCTGTCCCTAGAATCCCTGAAACTGCTGTCCACTAAGTTTGGAAGGATAATTTTCCTAAGTATTTTTAGGCAGCATTTCAAAGCTTGCTCCTAGTTTAATTTCAAGTAGTGACCTATAAAAGCCTATGTATGTTACAATATTCCATCTCTTACATTGACTCTTGTATTTTTGCACTTTTCCCACTTGCCTCAGCAAGCCCACAGGTCAGCTTATTCATCTGGAAGGATGTACATAACCAACCCGCTACGCACTTTACAGTCTGCATCATAATCCACTGCCCAAAGGCAATTGAAACACACTCCATTTATATCAAGCCATTTGTTTGCTCCTGTTACATATTCTCAAGACATTACCCTGTCTTCTGTCTCCCCTCACTAATGTTTCCTACCATTAGCTACAGAAAAAGATTCCCACAAAAACAAAAGGCCTTATCAAAATATATCTGTTACAGTGATAACTGAAGCCTTAAATGCGCTAAATAGAAGCTAAATATACAAAGCATATCCACTGAGAAACAGTGTTAACATCACAACTGATGGGTGGGTGAAGTATGTCTGCTGGCAAGAATGCATAAACCAGGTCACTAAGGATACAAAACAAGACACTTACCAGCTTTTTGGTAGAAGTTAGCTGTTTCATAAGCAAGAGCAGCTATTAGTCCTGGATTGTGTTTCAGCTCAATAGCCCGAGCAattgtcactgaaaaaaaattccacaccATAGTATTAAAGTTTAATTGAAAATGTCACATCAAATCAGCAGAGgcatttagcattttaaaaccGCTGCACGAGCAGAAAACAAGTATTGTGCAGTCAAGCAAACTGCAGAATAAAGACAGATTGCTTCTTGGATAGAATGATTCCAAATTAAtagaaaagctgaaggaaggTTAGTCTGAAGACTAGCTAGTAAACAGATGCTGCAactattttaaagcaaaggaaCTGGGAATTTATGTTAGGCAAGAATGGTGGTGAAGAGACtgcatgaaaggaaaaaagaggggaggagTGTCACACACAAGTTCTTCCAAAGCAGTTAAATTTGTAATATCAGACTGATTTTTGGCATTTTCCTCCTATAATTGTAACTtaagtttctttaaaagcaacCTGCCCCACTAAGTCACAGTacttcaggagaagaaaaaaatagcattgctGCCAAGCAGACTTCATGAGACATCAAAGAAACCCACAAAGACTGTCATTTCCCATCCCCAACAAACATGTATATTTGAAGATACCTTCTTGAGCTTCAGCTTGGCATTGTACGATGTAAGAGTCTATAAGTCGAGCTTCTaaatctcttcccttttctacAGGTGTAATCAATTTTGGAATATGACTTTCCTAAGTACAAAGCAAGTCTCAAAGTTAGTTTAGGCTTAATACCACTGCTGCCAATGCAAAGCAAGTACCTTATTCCTAAATGGACGGGACACTGTGTGAAGGTCCCAAGATggctggccacactgctgcaTGTGCTACTGGGCAGACAGACTGATAACTCTTCCATTGCCActgggaaagagcagcagggattGAGTGGTAGCCCAACACATTAATGCCCTTCTTTCTCCTGTATCATTCAGATAGTCTGAGGTACTTGTTTATTCTGTACCctcatcagaaaagcaaaggcttttCTAAGACAAAAAGTGAAGTACTTGGAGACAACTTAAAGAACAGACAGCAAAGACAGTTTTTCTACCTTCAAGTGTTTAAAAATCCCAGCTGCTATCTTCAGGCTTCTGTGAACATCTTTTGCTTCATCTTCTGTTATACTAAGAACATAGAACAAATCAATGAAATTTTAgttagaagggacctctagGTGTCATTTAGTCCCACCTTCTGCTTTGGAGCAGGACTATCAACAACAGCAGATCATGTCAGTTATGGCTTTGTCTGGATGAATCTTGAATCCTTCAAGAATGGAGAGTCCACTAACTGTCTAAGCAGCCTGTCCCACTGCTGTGCTACTCTCATGGTAAAGAAGTTTCTTACAGTGTCCAGTCACTAAATAATCAAATAGATCTcacttgaaaaaagaaacataagacTTTCAAATAAAAGGTATCCTCAGAGTTAAAAGCCAAAGCTTTAGGGCTGTAGGGGCTAAAAGTCAGCAGAGCTGATTTTGAGAATCTCAATTTTGTACCTGGACGTTTAAAGCAGGACTGATGAAGGGTTTATTCACAACTGATGCTTTCTCTATACCACAGTCACATGGTACTGAAACACTTTGTTCACACATGCAAGAAGGCATTGAAGTGCACTTGGACATTACAGCACATGAATGAAGGCCAGCTGCCTCCTTGAACCCCTACTGTCTCAGCTGGACATGCACTACAGCAGTCAAAACTCAGAACCTGCTAAATTTTTTGGTGGAATATTGCTGCAATGGAATtactaagaaaagaaaaacacttacTCTTCTTTTCCAGCAAGTCTTGATGCATATTTTGTGTACCACAGAGCTACGTTAAATCCCATGGAAACCAGTTCAAACACTGCATCCTGCTGGGCactaaaaaaagacagacaacccccccccaaacaaacccccaaacaatTTAATGCTTTCCATTTTGTTCTGACAAGCTCTCTGATAGTTCACATAGCATAAGTCAACATTTCTctccataaaatattttgcatttaagaaGTCAACAATTTCCAATTCAGAACCTCCTACTTGCTAAACTGCCTAAAAGAGACTTCAATTTTTACTTATTCCCTTTAAGAGCTCATAATTATAATTTCCCACATTCAGATGCCTACCCTTCCCATTTGggaacttttattttaaaacagtaacttGAGATTTGTTTAGCTTTGGGTGTGGCTGACATTTttccagctcctttttttttttttttttttttttaaattgcacatTTTGTGGAAAGCCTGGCTCTGGAATGTCTACTTTAAAGTTTTAGCTGCTAAGTTAATAAGTCAGAGTCTATTACATCTCCCTCAAGTGAAT
This genomic interval from Pelecanus crispus isolate bPelCri1 chromosome 3, bPelCri1.pri, whole genome shotgun sequence contains the following:
- the BROX gene encoding BRO1 domain-containing protein BROX isoform X1 → MTHWFHRNPLKATAPVSFNFYGVATTPAATKVCNDLRLSRTRLLELFTDSSCNPEMMKNATDLYFSLLQGFILSLDDSSQECKLRYIQNFKWTDTLQGQVPNAQQDAVFELVSMGFNVALWYTKYASRLAGKEDITEDEAKDVHRSLKIAAGIFKHLKESHIPKLITPVEKGRDLEARLIDSYIVQCQAEAQEVTIARAIELKHNPGLIAALAYETANFYQKADQTLSSLDPTYAGKWRKYLNLKSCFYMAYAYCYHGQTLLASDKCGEAIRSLQESEKFFAKAEALCKEYGETKGPGTTAKPSGHLFFRKLGSLIKNTLEKCQRENGFIYFQKVPAEAPQLELKANYGLVEPVPFEFPALNAHWTPETLAAFDLTKRPKDDTAKPKPDEEVKPLKEPDIKPQKDSGCQIS
- the BROX gene encoding BRO1 domain-containing protein BROX isoform X2; this encodes MLMLYMFSETKIWHKQHYRKKMTHWFHRNPLKATAPVSFNFYGVATTPAATKVCNDLRLSRTRLLELFTDSSCNPEMMKNATDLYFSLLQGFILSLDDSSQECKLRYIQNFKWTDTLQGQVPNAQQDAVFELVSMGFNVALWYTKYASRLAGKEDITEDEAKDVHRSLKIAAGIFKHLKESHIPKLITPVEKGRDLEARLIDSYIVQCQAEAQEVTIARAIELKHNPGLIAALAYETANFYQKADQTLSSLDPTYAGKWRKYLNLKSCFYMAYAYCYHGQTLLASDKCGEAIRSLQESEKFFAKAEALCKEYGETKGPGTTAKPSGHLFFRKLGSLIKNTLEKCQRENGFIYFQKVPAEAPQLELKANYGLVEPVPFEFPALNAHWTPETLAAFDLTKRPKDDTAKPKPDEEVKPLKEPDIKPQKDSGCQIS